One segment of Thermococcus sp. AM4 DNA contains the following:
- a CDS encoding proton-conducting transporter membrane subunit — protein sequence MQVGLVPVIPLGFAFFLPFVAFMTGRRRGIVIAYSLTALTVTFLAGIWLFDRAYSSNEPLVYAFGNWIAPIGIVFEVDKLSATLVLTATFGFLLAGIYSAKFIRTHGLEFYYTFLLGLEAGTLGAFMTGDAFNTFVMLEVIGASAYAIVGFYRNRSEAVEGAFKYGISGAVATSLYFLALGFIYASFGTLNMADLSAKFHGVSFPVTTKLFGEPTLALVIFFALTLAMVIVKSAIFPGHYWLPSAYSGAPIPVGAILSSFVEVVGIYLLARYTYTLFHGLPFWRILSLVFLVLGTATAFLGSIMMLVQKNVKRLIAYSTILHMGYLFMTLGVGTQLALMAIDFHIVNHAIAKTLLFFTVGAFIYRRGTVKVEDLAGVGREMPINTFLFGLATLSLVGVPPLNVFFSKMLIFNALLQVSPLVASVVIITSAIAAWAYFGLFITLWRGKPVEGHHEHGEHEEPERHEIPLFVAVNLVLGILVVLFGLFAPVIIDRFFHPAAVHAMDWQGYVDAVKRLAEATFSALG from the coding sequence ATGCAGGTTGGACTCGTTCCGGTAATTCCGCTCGGCTTCGCCTTCTTCCTGCCCTTCGTGGCCTTCATGACCGGCAGGAGGAGAGGGATTGTAATAGCCTACTCGCTCACCGCCCTCACCGTTACGTTCCTCGCTGGAATCTGGCTGTTCGATAGGGCCTATTCGAGCAATGAACCCCTCGTCTACGCCTTCGGTAACTGGATAGCGCCCATTGGCATAGTCTTTGAAGTGGATAAGCTCTCGGCGACGCTCGTTTTAACGGCCACGTTCGGCTTCCTCCTCGCGGGAATCTACTCTGCCAAGTTCATAAGGACGCACGGCCTCGAGTTCTACTACACCTTCCTCCTCGGACTTGAGGCCGGAACGCTCGGGGCCTTCATGACGGGTGATGCCTTCAACACCTTCGTCATGCTCGAGGTCATCGGCGCGAGCGCCTACGCGATAGTCGGCTTCTACCGCAACAGGAGCGAGGCCGTTGAAGGGGCCTTCAAGTACGGCATCAGCGGGGCCGTCGCGACGAGCCTCTACTTCTTGGCTCTCGGCTTCATCTACGCATCTTTCGGAACCCTCAACATGGCCGACCTAAGCGCCAAGTTCCACGGGGTTTCCTTCCCGGTAACGACGAAGCTTTTCGGCGAGCCAACTCTCGCTTTGGTCATCTTCTTCGCGCTGACTTTGGCTATGGTCATAGTCAAGAGCGCAATCTTCCCCGGCCACTACTGGCTTCCGAGCGCCTACTCAGGCGCACCGATTCCCGTTGGAGCGATACTCAGCAGTTTCGTCGAGGTCGTCGGAATCTACCTGCTCGCGCGCTACACCTACACGCTCTTCCACGGGCTCCCCTTCTGGAGAATCCTCTCGCTCGTCTTCCTCGTCCTCGGAACAGCAACAGCGTTCCTCGGCTCGATTATGATGCTCGTCCAGAAGAACGTCAAGAGGCTGATTGCCTATTCCACGATACTCCACATGGGCTACCTCTTCATGACCCTCGGCGTCGGAACCCAGCTCGCGCTGATGGCAATCGACTTCCACATCGTCAACCACGCGATAGCGAAGACCCTCCTGTTCTTCACGGTTGGAGCCTTCATCTACCGCAGGGGAACGGTGAAGGTCGAGGACTTAGCTGGGGTCGGCAGGGAGATGCCCATCAATACTTTCCTCTTCGGCCTGGCGACGCTCAGCCTCGTCGGCGTTCCCCCGCTTAACGTCTTCTTCAGCAAGATGCTGATTTTCAATGCCCTCCTCCAGGTGAGCCCGCTCGTGGCTTCCGTCGTGATAATAACGAGCGCCATAGCCGCGTGGGCCTACTTCGGGCTCTTCATAACCCTCTGGCGCGGAAAGCCGGTCGAGGGGCATCATGAGCACGGAGAACATGAAGAACCGGAGAGGCACGAGATCCCGCTCTTCGTGGCCGTCAACTTAGTCCTTGGAATCCTCGTTGTCCTTTTCGGACTCTTCGCCCCGGTGATAATCGACAGGTTCTTCCACCCAGCGGCCGTTCATGCGATGGACTGGCAGGGTTACGTTGACGCGGTGAAGAGGCTGGCCGAAGCCACTTTCTCCGCCCTCGGCTAA
- a CDS encoding Na+/H+ antiporter subunit E: MRLRFSPATFFIVLATYLFYTGSATEYDMITGSIVALIVSFIVGHWLVENELKFFSPRRWFYALIYALRYFFIEETKTHIDVAKRVFTLKANPGIVRIPLDVESDYGKVLVANSITNTPGTVVVDISDDGKWLYVHWIDVSTLDEKEVKENIVAYFEDYARKIFD; the protein is encoded by the coding sequence ATGAGGCTCAGGTTTTCACCGGCGACGTTCTTTATAGTCCTGGCAACGTACCTGTTCTACACTGGCTCGGCCACGGAGTACGACATGATAACGGGCTCGATAGTCGCGCTCATAGTTTCCTTCATCGTCGGCCACTGGCTGGTGGAGAACGAGCTCAAGTTCTTCTCGCCGAGGAGGTGGTTCTATGCCCTCATTTACGCCCTCCGATACTTCTTCATCGAGGAAACCAAGACGCACATCGACGTGGCAAAGAGGGTCTTTACGCTCAAGGCCAACCCCGGCATAGTGCGAATTCCCCTCGACGTCGAGAGCGACTACGGAAAGGTCCTCGTTGCAAACTCGATAACCAACACACCCGGAACGGTTGTGGTGGACATAAGCGACGACGGAAAGTGGCTGTACGTCCACTGGATTGACGTTTCCACGCTCGACGAGAAGGAAGTGAAAGAGAACATCGTCGCTTATTTCGAGGACTACGCGAGGAAAATCTTCGACTGA
- a CDS encoding sodium:proton antiporter, translated as MISFLLAYITLTLFGMILLGIYGVATRSNLIKKIIMLNVMGDAINMLFILIGYRLVFPVFPPIYEKHITFEEFLSRAVDPVPQALVLTAIVIGMAMNILLATYAIQFYRLHGTVDARDMAEIMGGEDE; from the coding sequence ATGATTAGCTTCCTCCTCGCCTACATCACGCTGACGCTCTTCGGCATGATACTCCTCGGAATCTACGGAGTTGCCACTCGCTCCAACCTGATTAAGAAAATCATCATGCTCAACGTCATGGGAGATGCCATAAACATGCTCTTCATCTTAATCGGCTACCGCCTCGTCTTCCCCGTCTTCCCGCCGATTTACGAGAAGCACATAACCTTTGAGGAGTTCCTGAGCAGGGCCGTCGACCCGGTTCCTCAAGCTTTGGTTCTGACGGCGATAGTCATCGGAATGGCCATGAACATACTGCTGGCTACCTACGCGATACAGTTCTACCGCCTCCACGGGACGGTTGATGCGAGGGACATGGCCGAGATAATGGGGGGTGAGGACGAATGA
- a CDS encoding Na(+)/H(+) antiporter subunit B translates to MKRDVIVAVSFLLAFLFIAYALVYVNVLGLGGEELRPLGEFYLSHAFAHEGLTSHSPEVVTAIVWNYRGFDTLFETFVFFLAIMGAFSVLRLTDEQEKIVRELEAREPHRHMDLITRSTTKLVVIMIIAISASIALHGHLTPGGGFQGGSAMAVASLLLFAVFSKFTLERKGLNLRHTISAYALGLALILATVLAPVFLYGGKVLEINLLPGETGLFNLDVGEYTAVTFGFLTVFLVLGVSEWIFKTVLRGEVDD, encoded by the coding sequence ATGAAGAGGGACGTTATCGTCGCGGTTTCCTTCCTGCTCGCGTTCCTGTTCATAGCCTATGCATTAGTTTACGTTAACGTCCTTGGTCTCGGGGGAGAGGAGCTAAGGCCCCTGGGTGAGTTCTATCTCAGCCATGCATTCGCCCACGAAGGCCTCACGAGCCACAGCCCCGAAGTCGTTACGGCCATAGTCTGGAACTACCGTGGCTTCGATACGCTCTTCGAGACCTTCGTCTTCTTCCTCGCCATAATGGGGGCCTTCAGCGTGCTCAGGCTCACCGACGAGCAGGAGAAGATTGTAAGGGAGCTCGAGGCGAGGGAACCGCACAGGCACATGGATCTAATCACGAGGTCAACTACCAAGCTCGTCGTGATAATGATAATCGCCATCTCCGCCTCGATAGCGCTCCACGGGCACCTGACGCCGGGCGGTGGCTTCCAGGGCGGTTCGGCGATGGCAGTTGCTTCCCTCCTGCTCTTCGCGGTGTTTTCGAAGTTCACCCTTGAGAGAAAGGGCCTCAACCTGAGGCACACGATTTCAGCTTATGCCCTCGGCCTGGCCTTAATCCTCGCCACGGTGCTCGCTCCAGTTTTCCTCTACGGCGGCAAAGTCCTTGAGATAAACCTCCTGCCCGGAGAAACCGGCCTCTTCAACCTCGACGTGGGCGAGTATACAGCGGTGACCTTCGGCTTCCTGACGGTGTTCCTCGTGCTCGGCGTCTCTGAGTGGATATTCAAGACCGTCCTCAGGGGTGAGGTCGATGATTAG
- a CDS encoding hydrogenase subunit MbhD domain-containing protein, producing the protein MIELHLLILAIVVSFGFVFSYLAMKEHDLLKALALSSVQSTFFALGFYILAAPDIVLAYLAIAVGAYTALVILAISKTERYEVGE; encoded by the coding sequence ATGATCGAGCTTCACCTGCTGATCCTCGCGATAGTCGTCTCATTTGGCTTCGTCTTCAGCTACTTGGCCATGAAAGAGCACGACCTGCTCAAGGCCCTCGCTTTAAGCTCCGTCCAGTCAACGTTCTTCGCCCTCGGCTTCTACATCTTGGCCGCCCCTGACATAGTCCTTGCCTACCTCGCCATAGCGGTTGGGGCCTACACAGCCCTCGTAATCCTCGCCATAAGCAAAACGGAGCGCTACGAGGTGGGAGAATGA
- the mnhG gene encoding monovalent cation/H(+) antiporter subunit G produces MIIEDVIFVIGSIAILLGAIYDLIAAIGLLRFKDFYMRTHAATVGTVGGAALPVFGAGLVALVYHPLGAQRFFMAGIAFTVGVLILLIAPTGTHSIVSAVYFGRVGKKPPLVVDQLEEDLPTREDVAELVREHEELPGEEEEPKFTFRRLAR; encoded by the coding sequence ATGATTATCGAGGACGTAATCTTCGTCATCGGCTCAATTGCAATACTCCTCGGGGCCATCTATGACCTCATAGCGGCGATAGGTCTGCTCAGGTTCAAAGACTTCTACATGAGAACCCACGCCGCGACAGTTGGAACCGTCGGAGGCGCCGCATTGCCTGTCTTCGGTGCCGGCCTGGTGGCGCTCGTCTACCACCCCCTCGGGGCCCAGAGGTTCTTCATGGCCGGAATAGCCTTCACCGTCGGCGTTCTAATCCTCCTGATAGCGCCGACCGGAACGCACTCGATAGTCTCCGCTGTCTACTTCGGAAGGGTCGGGAAGAAGCCTCCTCTGGTGGTTGACCAGCTCGAGGAAGACCTACCAACGAGAGAGGACGTTGCGGAGCTCGTCCGCGAGCACGAAGAGCTGCCCGGTGAGGAGGAAGAACCCAAGTTCACCTTCAGGAGGCTGGCGAGATGA
- a CDS encoding monovalent cation/H+ antiporter complex subunit F: MNFEVVFNEVLYFAAVIYTLAFVLYGIRAIKGPTTADIILAVDCLSFDMAAFMVILGIYFKSIMLASGAIILTLWAFMLDIYYTKYVLYGEVEV, translated from the coding sequence ATGAACTTTGAGGTCGTCTTCAACGAGGTCCTCTACTTTGCCGCCGTCATCTACACCCTCGCGTTCGTGCTCTACGGAATCCGCGCGATTAAGGGGCCGACGACGGCCGACATAATCCTCGCCGTTGACTGCCTGTCATTCGATATGGCGGCGTTTATGGTAATATTAGGAATATACTTCAAGTCCATCATGCTGGCGAGCGGCGCGATAATCCTCACCCTCTGGGCCTTCATGCTGGACATCTACTACACCAAGTACGTCCTCTACGGGGAGGTGGAGGTATGA
- a CDS encoding complex I subunit 5 family protein, producing the protein MSLYLLELALGLLFIASLVGLFTGRRAAYAFTFLASLAMFGTSIEGLRGLSGEILPFLPTSVKIDSLSSLFLLVFAFITLALSLYLPSYEVKGDARYLTMATNLALLSGLLLLVTDNIERLTLFYELFAVFTAVMVLASETRGSRKATWRYLVLTQVFGMIPLLIATGLAYGAVGDLHHLTFHGLRENLGNLAVSPAFLLVLFLSASLVRSGAFPFHVWVPRVYRSLPSPFVPVFLLGEALGLYILMRVSFFVLPAGPTFGYALAFLGIVTAFATLYSFREIRLKRKFAYHSVMDVGIAYFALGSALVLKGSLLGTVALIGALLHVLYQVLYKSSTFFGLGAIEHYGEEPNICSLRKLLRGHVVALLITLSVFSMAAVPPLSAFVSKWLIYTASMGSHDVLLWLMALAVAFLGIFPLASIIQVRRINRLLCKREVEREEIPFPIRTVTGFVALTSVVVAVLPVVIFPWLTRSLKELEVPLPNTPAELFFAHPSAVLSLLLLAGVAIAGWKIGRMPTDRASELLLIFYNMGDILRYTSEYILTAGKNFYLHHVLPVIKVVPKHEVPLIKDYDDALDYPVRHLDEAMFMPLIRAVERLARWGKARNLDMNSLISGFAIAMAILIVLLGVFA; encoded by the coding sequence ATGAGCCTCTACCTCCTAGAGCTGGCCCTCGGACTGCTCTTCATTGCCTCACTCGTCGGCCTCTTCACCGGGAGAAGGGCAGCCTACGCCTTCACGTTCCTGGCTTCACTCGCAATGTTCGGGACCTCAATCGAGGGCCTCAGGGGCCTCTCCGGGGAGATACTTCCTTTCCTGCCGACGAGCGTCAAGATCGATTCCCTCTCGTCCCTTTTCCTCCTCGTCTTCGCCTTCATAACGCTCGCCCTCTCGCTCTACCTGCCCTCCTACGAGGTCAAGGGTGACGCCAGATACCTCACGATGGCAACCAACCTCGCCCTGCTCTCGGGGCTTCTCCTCCTCGTAACCGACAACATCGAGAGGCTCACGCTCTTTTACGAGCTCTTCGCGGTCTTCACGGCGGTGATGGTGTTAGCATCCGAAACGAGGGGCTCAAGAAAGGCCACATGGCGCTACCTCGTCCTCACCCAGGTCTTCGGCATGATCCCCCTCCTCATAGCGACCGGCTTGGCCTACGGCGCCGTTGGTGATCTGCACCACCTGACCTTCCACGGCCTCCGCGAGAACCTTGGAAACCTCGCGGTCAGTCCGGCGTTTCTCCTCGTCCTCTTCCTCTCGGCTTCCCTCGTCAGGAGCGGGGCGTTCCCCTTCCACGTCTGGGTTCCGAGGGTCTACCGCTCGCTTCCGAGTCCCTTCGTGCCGGTTTTCCTCCTCGGCGAAGCCCTCGGCCTTTACATCCTCATGAGGGTTTCCTTCTTCGTCCTCCCCGCCGGCCCAACCTTCGGCTACGCTCTGGCCTTCCTCGGGATCGTTACCGCCTTCGCAACGCTCTATTCCTTTAGGGAGATCAGGCTCAAGCGCAAGTTCGCCTACCACAGCGTCATGGACGTCGGGATAGCCTACTTCGCCCTCGGGAGCGCGCTCGTCCTCAAAGGAAGTTTGCTCGGGACCGTCGCTCTAATCGGCGCACTCCTCCACGTTCTCTACCAGGTCCTCTACAAGAGCTCAACTTTCTTCGGCCTCGGGGCGATAGAGCACTACGGAGAGGAGCCGAACATCTGCTCCCTCAGGAAGCTCCTCCGCGGTCACGTCGTGGCGCTCCTCATCACCCTCTCGGTCTTCTCGATGGCGGCGGTTCCGCCCCTCTCGGCCTTCGTGAGCAAATGGCTGATCTACACGGCTTCGATGGGAAGCCATGATGTTCTCCTCTGGCTGATGGCTTTAGCCGTTGCGTTCCTTGGAATATTCCCCCTCGCCTCGATAATCCAGGTCAGGAGGATAAACAGGCTCCTCTGCAAGAGGGAGGTGGAGAGGGAGGAGATACCGTTCCCGATAAGGACGGTTACGGGCTTCGTTGCCCTGACGAGCGTGGTCGTGGCCGTGCTTCCTGTGGTCATCTTCCCCTGGCTCACGAGATCCCTTAAAGAGCTGGAGGTTCCCCTCCCCAACACCCCGGCCGAGCTGTTCTTTGCCCATCCGAGCGCCGTCCTTTCGCTGCTCCTCCTCGCTGGCGTGGCGATCGCCGGGTGGAAGATAGGGAGAATGCCAACGGACAGGGCAAGCGAGCTGCTCCTGATCTTCTACAACATGGGCGACATACTGAGGTACACTTCGGAGTACATACTCACAGCCGGAAAGAACTTCTACCTCCATCACGTCCTGCCTGTTATCAAGGTGGTTCCCAAGCACGAGGTTCCGCTCATCAAGGACTACGACGACGCGCTCGACTACCCGGTAAGGCACCTTGACGAGGCCATGTTCATGCCGCTCATAAGGGCCGTCGAGAGGCTGGCCCGCTGGGGCAAGGCGAGGAACCTCGACATGAACTCTCTCATAAGTGGCTTTGCGATTGCGATGGCGATTTTGATAGTCCTCCTGGGGGTGTTCGCATGA